From a region of the Synechococcus sp. PCC 7335 genome:
- a CDS encoding DUF4158 domain-containing protein — translation MKRQWEPEELIEQFTLMPSELALLPDEITNAAAQNRLGFAILLKFFQVEGRFPQHAGEVPKAITDFIAQQLALSEADYRQYKWSGRTVKTHRSQIRTFLGIRPMRQSDQQELKRWLIEEILPLGLSFEALKAQAYGQLRQLKIEPPTAKGLERLIRSAARLHERSFCKQIAAQLSAKTRASINALLNTESPLEDENSQFRQSQLSYLKTDPGRLGLNSLLKEIEKLQRIRELELPSAFFNHVVPKLVQQYRRRASTEPPRELRRHPPAIRYTLVAAFCWQREREIIDDLVTLLIQIIHRLSISAERRVERELIASFKRVNRKEALLLKIATASLKQPEGTVRDVVYPVANPETLQSLIDEQSAGETYHEKVHTRIRASYLHHYRRMVPAILDALSFYSNNEQHQPVVYALAILKRYQDSNRRFYDEDETLVIEGVLPTHWPELIGETDSNGEVRINRVNYEICVLQAL, via the coding sequence ATGAAGCGACAGTGGGAACCAGAGGAGCTAATCGAGCAGTTTACGCTGATGCCATCAGAGCTAGCGCTGCTACCTGATGAGATCACTAACGCCGCCGCGCAAAATAGACTGGGCTTTGCCATCCTGCTCAAGTTCTTCCAAGTAGAAGGGCGATTCCCTCAGCACGCTGGCGAGGTCCCAAAAGCGATCACCGATTTCATTGCTCAGCAGCTAGCCCTGTCTGAAGCGGACTACCGTCAGTACAAATGGTCAGGTCGAACGGTTAAGACGCATCGCAGCCAGATCAGAACCTTCCTCGGCATCAGGCCGATGAGGCAGAGCGATCAGCAAGAGCTGAAGCGCTGGCTGATAGAAGAGATTCTACCATTGGGCCTGTCTTTTGAAGCGCTCAAAGCACAAGCCTACGGGCAGTTGCGACAACTCAAGATTGAACCGCCCACTGCGAAGGGGTTAGAACGCCTGATCCGCTCTGCGGCCCGTCTGCACGAGCGTAGCTTTTGTAAACAGATCGCGGCTCAGCTATCAGCCAAGACTCGCGCCAGCATCAATGCCCTGCTGAATACTGAAAGCCCACTAGAGGATGAAAACAGCCAGTTTAGGCAATCGCAGTTGAGCTATCTCAAAACAGATCCAGGACGGCTGGGTCTCAACAGTCTGTTGAAAGAGATAGAGAAACTACAGCGCATCCGTGAGCTAGAGCTGCCTTCGGCGTTTTTTAATCATGTTGTTCCCAAGCTAGTGCAACAGTATCGCCGCAGAGCGTCCACTGAGCCGCCGCGAGAGCTAAGACGCCATCCGCCAGCGATTCGCTACACCCTAGTCGCTGCATTCTGCTGGCAGCGAGAACGAGAGATCATCGATGACCTAGTCACTTTGCTAATTCAAATCATCCACCGCTTGAGCATCAGCGCCGAGCGCCGAGTCGAGCGCGAATTGATTGCTAGCTTCAAACGAGTCAATCGCAAAGAGGCGCTTTTGTTGAAGATTGCAACGGCTTCCCTTAAGCAACCGGAAGGTACAGTGAGAGATGTCGTCTATCCTGTGGCCAACCCTGAGACATTGCAGTCACTGATTGATGAGCAGAGCGCAGGCGAGACCTATCACGAGAAGGTGCATACTCGCATTCGAGCGTCATACCTGCATCACTATCGGCGGATGGTGCCTGCCATTCTGGATGCTTTGAGCTTTTACTCTAATAATGAACAACATCAGCCGGTTGTCTACGCCTTAGCGATTCTCAAACGCTATCAGGATAGCAATCGCCGTTTCTACGACGAAGACGAAACTTTGGTTATTGAAGGCGTATTGCCCACCCACTGGCCAGAGCTGATCGGCGAAACTGATAGCAACGGAGAAGTCCGTATCAACCGGGTCAACTACGAGATCTGTGTGCTGCAAGCGCTATGA
- a CDS encoding Tn3 family transposase, with the protein MPKNKGVRIQTRKHGWISVSPVEAQPEPPNLLKLKAEITRRWPLTGLLEMLKETDLRVNFTEQFESAATRENLDRNTLQRRLLLCLYGLGTNTGLKRVCAGIDNENYNNLLYVKRHYIHKEHLRNAIAKVVNAVLRSRLETVWGEGTSACASDSKKFGAWDQNLMTEWHQRYGGRGVMIYWHVEKKSVCIYSQLKTCSSSEVASMLEGLLRHNTEMKVERNYVDTHGQSEIAFAFCHLLGFNLMPRLKRIGAQRLYFPEVGT; encoded by the coding sequence ATGCCAAAGAACAAAGGGGTTCGCATTCAGACGCGCAAGCACGGTTGGATCTCAGTCTCTCCGGTAGAAGCGCAGCCAGAGCCACCCAACTTGCTAAAGCTCAAGGCAGAGATTACTCGCCGCTGGCCGCTGACTGGATTGTTGGAGATGCTCAAAGAAACAGATTTGCGGGTCAACTTTACTGAACAGTTTGAGAGCGCTGCTACCCGTGAGAACCTGGACCGCAACACTTTACAGCGGCGGCTGTTGCTCTGCCTCTATGGTCTAGGCACCAATACTGGCCTCAAGCGGGTCTGTGCGGGCATCGATAACGAAAACTACAACAATCTGCTCTACGTCAAGCGTCACTACATCCACAAAGAACATCTGCGTAATGCGATTGCTAAGGTCGTCAATGCGGTGCTGCGCTCACGCCTAGAGACCGTTTGGGGTGAGGGTACGTCAGCTTGCGCATCGGACTCGAAGAAGTTCGGCGCATGGGACCAGAATCTAATGACTGAATGGCACCAGCGCTACGGTGGCCGGGGGGTGATGATCTACTGGCATGTGGAGAAGAAGTCAGTGTGTATCTACTCTCAGCTCAAGACCTGTTCTTCTTCTGAAGTCGCTTCTATGCTCGAAGGGTTGTTGCGCCACAACACTGAGATGAAGGTAGAGCGCAACTATGTCGATACTCACGGTCAAAGCGAGATTGCCTTTGCCTTCTGTCATCTACTGGGCTTTAACTTGATGCCCCGGCTGAAGCGGATCGGGGCGCAGCGACTCTACTTCCCAGAGGTAGGCACCTGA
- a CDS encoding transposase, protein MVFALIQTGSVSLTKWTTYLPCRGLYAQSKQRRVRRWLGNSRINIHRLYKPLIQAALATWEAECLYLCLDTSLFWEQYCLIRLAVVYRGRSIPLAWRVLEHNSASVAFEAYEELLRQSTQYLPSNANMILLADRGFVHTRAMTLIKQLGWHYRIRIKSDTWIWRPGSGWCQPKSFHLERGRALCFHHIRLHRHEQYGPVHVIIGRNNINGELWAVVSDQPTSPQTFMEYALRFDIEEGFLDDQSAGWNLQRSEIRGLTDLSRLWFILAVATLYVTAQGVAVVQSGRRRWIDTHWDRGNSYFRIGLEWTKAALLNGWQVIKQACFTSHIDPQPAMASRPQHNKKSGRLLDFSVITVKFVPD, encoded by the coding sequence ATGGTGTTTGCGCTGATTCAAACCGGCAGCGTCAGCCTGACAAAGTGGACAACCTACTTGCCCTGTCGCGGTCTCTACGCCCAGAGTAAACAAAGACGGGTGCGTCGCTGGTTAGGCAATAGCCGCATCAACATCCACCGATTGTACAAACCGCTGATTCAAGCGGCCTTGGCGACCTGGGAAGCCGAGTGCCTTTATCTTTGTTTAGACACCTCGCTGTTTTGGGAGCAGTACTGCTTAATTCGGCTAGCCGTGGTGTATCGAGGCCGCTCCATTCCTCTGGCTTGGCGAGTTCTAGAACACAACAGTGCCTCTGTTGCGTTTGAAGCCTATGAAGAACTGCTCAGGCAGTCTACGCAATACTTGCCTTCAAACGCAAACATGATTCTGTTGGCCGACCGAGGCTTTGTGCATACCCGTGCGATGACGCTGATAAAACAACTCGGCTGGCACTACCGCATCCGTATCAAAAGTGACACCTGGATTTGGCGACCCGGTTCCGGCTGGTGTCAACCTAAATCGTTTCACCTAGAACGAGGTCGGGCACTATGTTTCCACCACATCAGACTCCATCGTCACGAACAGTACGGCCCAGTGCATGTCATCATCGGGCGCAACAACATCAATGGTGAACTTTGGGCCGTCGTCAGCGACCAGCCCACTAGCCCGCAAACCTTTATGGAATATGCCTTGCGCTTCGATATCGAGGAAGGATTTTTAGACGACCAGTCCGCCGGTTGGAATCTACAACGCTCTGAGATTCGAGGCCTCACTGACCTCTCTCGCTTATGGTTTATTCTGGCAGTAGCCACGCTTTACGTCACGGCTCAAGGCGTAGCGGTTGTGCAATCAGGCCGTAGGCGATGGATTGACACACACTGGGATAGAGGCAACAGCTACTTTCGCATCGGATTGGAGTGGACTAAGGCGGCTCTGCTCAACGGTTGGCAGGTGATTAAACAGGCTTGTTTTACCTCTCACATTGATCCGCAACCGGCGATGGCTTCTAGGCCACAACACAACAAGAAGTCCGGGCGCTTGCTCGATTTCAGCGTGATTACCGTTAAGTTTGTTCCTGATTAA